A window of the Amycolatopsis solani genome harbors these coding sequences:
- a CDS encoding quinone oxidoreductase family protein, with amino-acid sequence MFAVYAQEPNADNPLDSLVVGERPEPDVPDGWVRVHVKAASLNMHDLWTLRGVGIKPEQFPMILGCDGAGTLDDGSEVVIHSVINAPGWQGDDTLDPKRTLLTEKHQGTFADQVIVPARNVVPKPAALSFAEAATMGTAWLTAYRMLFVKSGLRPGQTMLVQGASGGVSTALVQLGRAAGFRVWVTGRTEEKRALAESLGAHQTFESGARLPERVDAVFETVGKATWSHSVKSLKPGGIIVVSGSTSGPDAGAELQRVFFLQLRVAGSTMGTRDELSDLLAYLDLTGVRPQIGQELPFEEAAKGFQAMLEGDTAGKIVFTR; translated from the coding sequence ATGTTCGCCGTGTACGCGCAGGAACCCAACGCAGACAACCCGCTGGACTCGCTCGTCGTCGGCGAGCGCCCCGAACCCGACGTGCCGGACGGCTGGGTCCGCGTGCACGTCAAGGCGGCCAGCCTGAACATGCACGACCTCTGGACGCTGCGCGGGGTCGGCATCAAGCCGGAGCAGTTCCCGATGATCCTCGGCTGCGACGGCGCCGGCACCCTCGACGACGGTTCCGAGGTCGTCATCCACTCCGTGATCAACGCGCCGGGCTGGCAGGGCGACGACACCCTCGACCCGAAGCGCACCCTGCTCACCGAGAAGCACCAGGGCACCTTCGCCGACCAGGTGATCGTCCCGGCCCGCAACGTCGTCCCGAAGCCCGCCGCCCTCAGCTTCGCCGAGGCCGCCACGATGGGCACGGCCTGGCTGACCGCGTACCGGATGCTCTTCGTGAAGTCCGGGCTGCGGCCGGGCCAGACGATGCTCGTGCAGGGTGCCTCCGGCGGTGTCTCGACGGCGCTGGTGCAGCTCGGCCGCGCGGCCGGGTTCCGGGTCTGGGTCACCGGCCGCACCGAGGAGAAGCGCGCGCTGGCCGAGAGCCTCGGCGCGCACCAGACGTTCGAGTCGGGCGCGCGGCTGCCCGAGCGCGTCGACGCCGTGTTCGAGACCGTCGGGAAAGCGACCTGGTCGCACTCGGTCAAGTCGCTGAAGCCGGGCGGCATCATCGTCGTCTCCGGTTCGACGAGCGGCCCGGACGCGGGCGCGGAGCTGCAGCGCGTCTTCTTCCTGCAGCTGCGCGTCGCCGGCTCGACCATGGGCACCCGCGACGAGCTCTCGGACCTGCTCGCCTACCTCGACCTGACCGGCGTGCGGCCGCAGATCGGGCAGGAATTGCCGTTCGAAGAGGCAGCCAAGGGGTTCCAGGCGATGCTCGAGGGCGACACCGCCGGCAAGATCGTTTTCACCCGCTGA
- a CDS encoding ribonuclease domain-containing protein — protein sequence MFNRRRITAALIGLLVLVLGGWLVKDAVGGGSSSPASSSAPSTSSSASSGATSGAPAKGGATVPGADSGLPLKALSALPPQAADTWRLIEKGGPYPYPRNDDVVFENREKRLPGKKSGYYHEYTVKTPNSPDRGARRLITGQAHELYYTGDHYSSFVVVDPAR from the coding sequence ATGTTCAACCGAAGGCGGATCACCGCCGCGCTGATCGGGCTCCTCGTGCTGGTGCTGGGGGGCTGGCTGGTCAAGGACGCCGTCGGCGGCGGATCGTCGTCGCCCGCTTCGAGCAGCGCTCCCAGCACGTCTTCGAGCGCGTCCTCCGGTGCGACTTCGGGCGCGCCGGCCAAGGGCGGCGCCACCGTGCCGGGTGCCGACTCCGGGCTCCCGCTGAAGGCGCTTTCCGCGTTGCCGCCACAGGCCGCGGACACGTGGCGGCTGATCGAAAAGGGCGGGCCGTACCCGTACCCGCGCAACGACGACGTCGTGTTCGAGAACCGCGAGAAGCGCTTGCCCGGCAAGAAGTCCGGCTACTACCACGAGTACACCGTGAAGACCCCGAACAGCCCCGACCGCGGCGCGCGGCGGCTGATCACCGGCCAGGCGCACGAGCTGTACTACACCGGCGACCACTACTCGTCGTTCGTCGTCGTGGACCCGGCCCGATGA
- a CDS encoding barstar family protein, giving the protein MSASEQAKAAAEEAFARGAYPHLVNSRPTVDKASTLSAFADALSFPDHFGNNLDALYDCLTDLSWLPPGEHVLIWPGSDALRKAEPKTYLAIRSVLSDAQRALGPTGRSAGSWRLTVVLPDA; this is encoded by the coding sequence ATGAGCGCGTCGGAGCAGGCGAAGGCGGCCGCGGAAGAGGCGTTCGCGCGCGGGGCGTACCCGCACCTGGTGAACTCGCGGCCGACCGTGGACAAGGCCAGCACGCTGAGCGCGTTCGCCGACGCACTGTCCTTTCCGGACCACTTCGGCAACAACCTCGACGCGCTCTACGACTGCCTGACCGACCTGTCGTGGCTGCCGCCGGGGGAGCACGTGCTGATCTGGCCGGGCTCGGACGCGCTGCGCAAGGCCGAACCCAAGACGTACCTGGCGATCCGCAGCGTCCTCTCGGACGCGCAGCGAGCCCTCGGCCCGACCGGCCGCAGCGCCGGCTCCTGGCGGCTCACGGTCGTCCTGCCGGACGCCTGA
- a CDS encoding enoyl-CoA hydratase family protein, which translates to MADELVHYDVVGGTATITLDSPHNRNALSAQLRRELSASLAAAAADDAVRVIVLTHTGPVFCAGMDLKEARGGSAGDQGVNEFPKILEQLWTSPKPVVARLAGPARAGGIGMVAACDIAVAVPEATFAFSEVRIGVVPAIISLTVLPRLNPRAAHELFLTGDTFDARRAVEIGLLNSAVPAGDLDAEVARFVKALAAGGPKALAETKALLSRPRYATPSEGFDEMLGLSAKFFASEEGQEGILAFAQKRKPSWVPQD; encoded by the coding sequence ATGGCTGACGAACTGGTGCACTACGACGTGGTGGGCGGCACCGCCACGATCACCCTGGACTCCCCGCACAACCGCAACGCGCTGTCGGCGCAGCTGCGCCGCGAACTGTCGGCCTCGCTGGCTGCCGCGGCCGCCGACGACGCCGTGCGCGTGATCGTGCTGACCCACACCGGGCCGGTGTTCTGCGCGGGGATGGACCTCAAGGAAGCCCGCGGCGGCAGCGCGGGCGACCAGGGCGTCAACGAGTTCCCGAAGATCCTCGAGCAGCTGTGGACCAGCCCGAAGCCGGTCGTCGCCCGCCTGGCCGGCCCCGCCCGCGCCGGCGGCATCGGCATGGTGGCGGCGTGCGACATCGCGGTGGCGGTCCCGGAAGCGACGTTCGCCTTCTCCGAGGTCCGCATCGGCGTGGTCCCGGCGATCATCTCCCTGACGGTGCTGCCCCGCCTGAACCCGCGCGCGGCCCACGAGCTGTTCCTTACGGGCGACACGTTCGACGCCCGCCGCGCGGTCGAGATCGGCCTGCTCAACTCGGCGGTCCCGGCCGGCGACCTCGACGCCGAGGTGGCCCGGTTCGTCAAGGCACTGGCCGCGGGCGGGCCGAAGGCACTGGCCGAGACGAAGGCGCTGCTGAGCCGCCCCCGCTACGCGACGCCGTCGGAGGGCTTCGACGAGATGCTCGGCCTGTCGGCGAAGTTCTTCGCGAGTGAGGAAGGCCAGGAAGGCATCCTGGCCTTCGCCCAGAAGCGCAAGCCGAGCTGGGTCCCGCAGGACTGA
- a CDS encoding cyclase: MKALHLSRLAALTAAAALPIALAAPASAATTVTFDCQADAPIVGPQKVSLNQDADVTAPATVAPGGAFDVVIDPAPNTVPSDVSGNKVKNINTFALKFPIPANSTYVGADLAGGSGLGSTAPAIAVANGVATLSFPGPIAGGATFELPTITAHLTAGQSGTIETKLSGTSYSDPGLTFKAVASSIIGDITAPTACFPNPSPVFTTTTIG, from the coding sequence ATGAAAGCTCTTCACCTTTCCCGGCTCGCCGCTCTGACCGCGGCCGCCGCCCTTCCGATCGCCCTCGCCGCCCCGGCGTCGGCGGCCACCACCGTCACCTTCGACTGCCAGGCCGACGCCCCGATCGTCGGTCCGCAGAAGGTGTCGCTCAACCAGGACGCGGACGTCACCGCGCCCGCGACGGTCGCCCCCGGCGGCGCTTTCGACGTCGTCATCGACCCGGCGCCGAACACCGTCCCCAGTGACGTGAGCGGGAACAAGGTCAAGAACATCAACACCTTCGCGCTCAAGTTCCCGATCCCGGCGAACTCCACCTACGTCGGCGCCGACCTCGCCGGCGGCTCCGGCCTGGGCAGCACGGCACCGGCCATCGCGGTCGCGAACGGCGTCGCGACGCTGAGCTTCCCCGGCCCGATCGCCGGCGGCGCGACCTTCGAGCTGCCCACGATCACCGCGCACCTGACGGCAGGCCAGTCGGGCACCATCGAGACGAAGCTGTCCGGCACCAGCTACAGCGACCCGGGCCTGACGTTCAAGGCGGTGGCGAGCAGCATCATCGGCGACATCACCGCGCCGACGGCCTGCTTCCCCAACCCCAGCCCCGTCTTCACCACGACGACCATCGGCTGA
- a CDS encoding sirohydrochlorin chelatase — MTPPLVAVAHGSRDARSAATVRALMDVVRAQAPGLEVHESFLDLSAPLVTDVLRGLYASGHRTAVVVPLLLGSAFHARVDLPALISSVVAECPGFRIQVSDVLGADPALEAVALDRLASAPRRRGTGVLLSAVGSSNAAANAVVASLAAQWEERLGIPVSEAFASATQPDIPTAAARLRSRGVRHLIVASWFLAPGRLPDRIARLAREADPKAFIANPLADDPRVADVVISRYASAVSGLLRQYA, encoded by the coding sequence GTGACGCCACCCCTGGTCGCCGTCGCGCACGGCAGCCGTGACGCCCGCTCGGCGGCGACCGTGCGGGCGCTCATGGACGTCGTGCGCGCGCAGGCACCGGGGCTCGAGGTGCACGAGTCCTTTTTGGACCTCTCGGCCCCGCTCGTCACCGACGTGCTGCGCGGGTTGTACGCCTCCGGGCACCGCACCGCGGTCGTGGTGCCCCTGCTGCTGGGCAGCGCGTTCCACGCGCGGGTCGACCTGCCCGCGCTGATCTCCTCGGTGGTTGCGGAGTGCCCGGGCTTCCGCATCCAGGTGTCGGACGTCCTGGGCGCGGACCCGGCCCTGGAGGCCGTCGCCCTGGACCGCCTGGCCTCGGCGCCCCGCCGTCGCGGCACGGGGGTGCTGCTGAGCGCGGTGGGCTCGTCGAACGCCGCCGCGAACGCGGTCGTCGCGTCTCTGGCGGCGCAGTGGGAAGAGCGCCTGGGCATCCCGGTGAGCGAGGCGTTCGCGTCCGCCACCCAGCCGGACATCCCGACGGCGGCGGCCCGGCTGCGTTCGCGCGGGGTCCGGCACCTGATCGTCGCATCGTGGTTCCTCGCCCCGGGCCGGCTGCCGGACCGCATCGCGCGGCTGGCCCGCGAGGCCGACCCGAAGGCGTTCATCGCGAACCCGCTGGCCGACGACCCGCGCGTCGCGGACGTGGTGATCAGCCGGTACGCCTCAGCGGTGAGCGGGTTGCTCCGCCAGTACGCCTGA
- a CDS encoding sulfate adenylyltransferase subunit 1 encodes MSSLLRLATAGSVDDGKSTLVGRLLYDTKSVLADQLDAVTRASVDKGLSTPDLSLLVDGLRSEREQGITIDVAYRYFATPKRSFVLADTPGHVQYTRNTVTGASTAQLAVLLVDARKGVIEQTRRHAAVLALLGVPQLVLAVNKIDLVDYDEATFTVIAEEFASHAETLGYARGSVLTIPVSALEGDNVATRSERTPWYRGPSLLEHLEDVPVAPDPHDSALRFPVQYVIRPRTAEYLDYRGYAGQIAAGTVRPGDEIVVLPQGIRSRVERIDTADGPLAEAGAGTSVTLLLADDIDISRGDLIAAADAPPQVTDEITGTLCWLSSKPLKAGARVLVKHGTRTVQALVGDLHARFDEQALSSVDSPASLELNDIGLVTLRLAEELGVDDYGVSPRTGAFLVIDPKDGDTLAAGLVGERFS; translated from the coding sequence ATGAGCTCGCTGTTGCGCCTGGCCACCGCCGGGAGCGTCGACGACGGCAAGTCCACGCTGGTCGGCAGGCTGCTGTACGACACGAAGTCGGTGCTCGCGGACCAGCTCGACGCCGTCACCCGCGCGTCCGTCGACAAGGGACTGTCCACACCGGACCTGTCCCTGCTCGTCGACGGCCTGCGCTCGGAGCGCGAGCAGGGCATCACCATCGACGTCGCCTACCGGTACTTCGCCACGCCGAAGCGGTCGTTCGTGCTGGCCGACACGCCGGGGCACGTGCAGTACACGCGCAACACGGTGACCGGCGCGTCCACCGCGCAGCTGGCCGTGCTGCTGGTCGACGCGCGCAAGGGCGTGATCGAGCAGACCCGGCGGCACGCGGCCGTGCTGGCGCTGCTGGGCGTGCCGCAGCTGGTGCTGGCGGTGAACAAGATCGACCTGGTCGACTACGACGAAGCGACGTTCACCGTGATCGCCGAGGAGTTCGCTTCGCACGCCGAGACGCTCGGTTACGCGCGCGGTTCGGTGCTCACGATCCCGGTGTCGGCGCTCGAAGGCGACAACGTCGCCACGCGCTCGGAGCGGACGCCGTGGTACCGCGGCCCGAGCCTGCTGGAGCACCTGGAGGACGTGCCGGTCGCCCCCGACCCGCACGACTCGGCCCTGCGGTTCCCGGTGCAGTACGTGATCCGCCCGCGCACGGCGGAGTACCTGGACTACCGCGGCTACGCGGGCCAGATCGCCGCGGGCACGGTCCGCCCCGGCGACGAGATCGTCGTGCTGCCGCAAGGCATCCGCAGCCGCGTCGAGCGCATCGACACCGCCGACGGCCCGCTGGCGGAAGCCGGCGCCGGAACGTCGGTGACGCTGCTGCTGGCCGACGACATCGACATCTCCCGCGGCGACCTGATCGCGGCCGCGGACGCACCGCCCCAGGTCACCGACGAGATCACCGGCACCCTGTGCTGGCTGTCGTCGAAGCCGCTGAAGGCGGGCGCGCGCGTCCTCGTCAAGCACGGCACCCGCACGGTCCAGGCCCTCGTCGGCGACCTGCACGCGCGGTTCGACGAGCAGGCGCTGTCCAGTGTGGACTCGCCGGCGTCGCTGGAACTCAACGACATCGGCTTGGTCACACTGCGGCTGGCCGAGGAGCTGGGCGTCGACGACTACGGCGTCAGCCCGCGCACCGGCGCGTTCCTGGTGATCGACCCGAAGGACGGCGACACGCTGGCCGCCGGCCTGGTGGGCGAGCGCTTCTCGTGA
- the cysD gene encoding sulfate adenylyltransferase subunit CysD, which yields MTTLEPATDAAQDNLAALESEAIHIFREVAGEFDRPVILFSGGKDSTLLLHLAIKAFWPAPVPFPLLHVDTGHNFDEVIEFRDRVVERHGLRLVVAKVQDWIDDGRLEERADGMRNPLQTTPLLDTISENKFDAVFGGGRRDEERARAKERIFSLRNAFGQWEPRRQRPELWNLYNGRHRPGEQVRVFPLSNWTEADVWNYIAREKVELPSIYYAHRREVYLRDGMLLAEGPWGGPRPGEEVRELTVRYRTVGDGSCTGAIESEAATVEDVIAEVSASRLTERGATRADDRMSEAAMEDRKREGYF from the coding sequence ATGACGACCTTGGAGCCCGCGACCGATGCGGCACAGGACAACTTGGCGGCTTTGGAATCCGAAGCCATCCACATCTTCCGCGAAGTGGCGGGCGAGTTCGACCGGCCGGTGATCCTCTTCTCCGGCGGCAAGGACTCGACGCTGCTGCTGCACCTGGCGATCAAGGCGTTCTGGCCGGCCCCGGTGCCGTTCCCGCTGCTGCACGTCGACACCGGGCACAACTTCGACGAGGTCATCGAGTTCCGCGACCGCGTCGTCGAGCGGCACGGGCTGCGCCTGGTCGTGGCGAAGGTCCAGGACTGGATCGACGACGGGCGCCTCGAAGAGCGCGCCGACGGGATGCGCAACCCGCTGCAGACCACGCCGCTGCTCGACACCATCTCGGAGAACAAGTTCGACGCCGTGTTCGGCGGCGGCCGCCGCGACGAGGAGCGCGCCCGGGCGAAGGAGCGGATCTTCAGCCTCCGCAACGCCTTCGGCCAGTGGGAGCCGCGGCGCCAGCGTCCCGAGCTGTGGAACCTCTACAACGGCAGGCACCGCCCGGGCGAGCAGGTCCGCGTCTTCCCGCTGTCCAACTGGACCGAGGCCGACGTCTGGAACTACATCGCGCGGGAGAAGGTCGAGCTGCCCTCGATCTACTACGCGCACCGGCGCGAGGTCTACCTGCGCGACGGGATGCTGCTGGCCGAAGGCCCGTGGGGCGGTCCCCGTCCCGGCGAAGAGGTCCGCGAGCTGACCGTGCGGTACCGGACCGTCGGCGACGGCTCGTGCACCGGCGCGATCGAGTCCGAGGCCGCCACCGTCGAAGACGTCATCGCCGAAGTGTCCGCGTCGCGGCTCACCGAGCGCGGCGCCACCCGCGCCGACGACCGGATGTCCGAGGCGGCCATGGAAGACCGCAAGCGTGAGGGGTACTTCTGA
- a CDS encoding phosphoadenylyl-sulfate reductase, whose protein sequence is MTATADYKTLAERASKELADATATEAIRWTVDTFGDDFIVASNMQDAVLIDLATKVKSDVDILFLETGYHFPETLGTRDAVQTVYPDVKIVNAQAEQSVAEQDAEYGEKLHDRDATLCCNLRKVVPLRKTLSNYSAWITGVRRVDAPTRANTPIVTWDDRNGLVKVNPIAAWTDEEFNGYIREHGILENPLVSIGFLSIGCAPCTARVAPGQDPRSGRWAGQSKTECGLHG, encoded by the coding sequence ATGACCGCCACCGCCGACTACAAGACCCTCGCCGAGCGCGCGTCCAAGGAGCTCGCGGACGCGACCGCCACCGAAGCGATCCGCTGGACCGTCGACACGTTCGGCGACGACTTCATCGTCGCGTCCAACATGCAGGACGCCGTGCTCATCGACCTCGCCACGAAGGTGAAGTCCGATGTGGACATCCTGTTCCTGGAGACCGGCTACCACTTCCCGGAAACGCTCGGCACGCGCGACGCCGTGCAGACGGTCTACCCGGACGTGAAGATCGTCAACGCCCAGGCCGAGCAGAGCGTCGCCGAGCAGGACGCGGAGTACGGCGAGAAGCTGCACGACCGCGACGCCACGCTGTGCTGCAACCTGCGCAAGGTCGTGCCGCTGCGCAAGACCCTCTCGAACTACTCGGCGTGGATCACCGGCGTCCGCCGGGTCGACGCGCCGACCCGCGCGAACACCCCGATCGTCACCTGGGACGACCGCAACGGCCTGGTGAAGGTCAACCCGATCGCGGCGTGGACCGACGAGGAGTTCAACGGCTACATCCGCGAGCACGGGATCCTGGAGAACCCGCTGGTGTCGATCGGATTCCTGTCGATCGGCTGCGCGCCGTGCACCGCTCGCGTGGCGCCGGGGCAGGACCCGCGCAGCGGCCGCTGGGCGGGTCAGTCGAAGACCGAGTGCGGACTGCACGGCTGA
- a CDS encoding Insertion element protein, which produces MTSTERAVPYYCPYCGDEDLRPEENGGWLCSACRRVFSVKFLGLSLPEVSR; this is translated from the coding sequence GTGACTTCCACCGAACGCGCGGTGCCGTACTACTGCCCGTATTGCGGCGACGAGGACCTGCGGCCGGAAGAGAACGGCGGCTGGCTGTGTTCTGCCTGTCGCCGGGTTTTCTCGGTCAAGTTCCTCGGCCTGTCCCTCCCGGAGGTTTCCCGATGA
- a CDS encoding nitrite/sulfite reductase → MATPTRQTPARPARAKQKRGEGQWALGYREPLNPNERSKKDDHPLNVRARIENIYAHRGFDAIDPGDLRGRFRWFGLYTQRKPGIDGGRTATLEPEELDDRYFMLRVRLDGGALTTAQLTVLGEISQQYARDTADITDRQNIQYHWIRIEDVPAIWDKLEQAGMTTMEACGDSPRVILGSPVAGISADEVIDGTPAIEEIKRRYIGKPEYANLPRKFKTAISGQSDVAHEIHDIAFVGVDHPEHGPGFDLWVGGGLSTNPMLGQRLGAWVPRDEVPDVWEGVISIFRDYGYRRLRSRARIKFLVKDWGAEKFRQVLQDEYLKRELIDGPPPVDPAVPIDHVGVHPQVDGTFYVGAAPVAGRSSGGTLVAVAKAAERAGSGRVRLTPQQKLVVLDVPEAQVAALSAELSELGLETKPSPWRRSVMACTGLEFCKLAIVETKARAQQLVADLEKSLADIQKDLDTPVSVHLNGCPNSCARIQTADIGLKGQIVTDADGNQVEGFQVHLGGGLGLDAGFGRKLRGHKVTSGELTAYVERVVRNYVAGRESGERFAQWAARAEESALQ, encoded by the coding sequence ATGGCCACGCCCACGCGTCAGACCCCCGCCCGACCCGCGCGCGCGAAGCAGAAGCGCGGCGAAGGGCAGTGGGCGCTCGGTTACCGGGAGCCGCTCAACCCGAACGAGCGGTCGAAGAAGGACGATCACCCGCTCAACGTGCGGGCCCGGATCGAGAACATCTACGCCCACCGCGGGTTCGACGCGATCGACCCGGGTGACCTGCGCGGCCGGTTCCGCTGGTTCGGCCTCTACACCCAGCGCAAGCCGGGGATCGACGGCGGCCGCACCGCGACGCTGGAGCCCGAAGAGCTCGACGACCGCTACTTCATGCTGCGGGTCCGGCTCGACGGCGGCGCGCTGACCACCGCGCAGCTCACGGTGCTGGGCGAGATTTCGCAGCAGTACGCGCGCGACACCGCCGACATCACCGACCGGCAGAACATCCAGTACCACTGGATCCGGATCGAAGACGTCCCGGCGATCTGGGACAAGCTCGAGCAGGCCGGCATGACCACGATGGAGGCGTGCGGCGACAGCCCTCGCGTCATCCTCGGCTCGCCGGTCGCCGGCATCTCGGCCGACGAGGTGATCGACGGCACCCCGGCGATCGAGGAGATCAAGCGCCGCTACATCGGCAAGCCGGAGTACGCCAACCTGCCGCGCAAGTTCAAGACCGCCATCTCCGGCCAGTCCGACGTCGCGCACGAGATCCACGACATCGCCTTCGTCGGCGTCGACCACCCCGAGCACGGCCCCGGCTTCGACCTCTGGGTCGGCGGCGGCCTGTCCACCAACCCGATGCTCGGGCAGCGCCTCGGCGCGTGGGTGCCGCGGGACGAGGTCCCGGACGTCTGGGAAGGCGTCATCTCGATCTTCCGCGACTACGGCTACCGCCGGCTGCGCTCCCGCGCCCGGATCAAGTTCCTGGTCAAGGACTGGGGCGCGGAGAAGTTCCGCCAGGTGCTGCAGGACGAGTACCTCAAGCGCGAGCTGATCGACGGCCCGCCGCCGGTCGACCCCGCCGTCCCGATCGACCACGTCGGGGTGCACCCGCAGGTCGACGGCACTTTCTACGTCGGCGCCGCGCCGGTCGCCGGCCGGTCCTCCGGCGGCACGCTCGTCGCCGTCGCCAAGGCCGCCGAGCGCGCCGGGTCCGGCCGCGTGCGGCTCACCCCGCAGCAGAAGCTCGTCGTGCTCGACGTCCCCGAGGCGCAGGTCGCCGCGCTCTCCGCCGAGCTGTCCGAGCTGGGGCTGGAGACGAAGCCGTCGCCGTGGCGGCGCAGCGTGATGGCCTGCACCGGCCTGGAGTTCTGCAAGCTCGCCATCGTCGAGACGAAGGCCCGCGCGCAGCAGCTCGTCGCGGACCTCGAGAAGTCGCTGGCGGACATCCAGAAGGACCTCGACACCCCGGTCAGCGTGCACCTCAACGGCTGCCCCAACTCCTGCGCGCGGATCCAGACCGCGGACATCGGCCTCAAGGGCCAGATCGTCACCGACGCCGACGGCAACCAGGTCGAAGGCTTCCAGGTGCACCTGGGCGGCGGGCTCGGCCTCGACGCCGGGTTCGGCCGGAAGCTGCGCGGGCACAAGGTGACCTCGGGCGAGCTGACCGCCTACGTCGAGCGGGTCGTGCGCAACTACGTGGCCGGGCGCGAGTCCGGCGAGCGGTTCGCGCAATGGGCCGCGCGCGCCGAGGAAAGCGCCCTGCAGTGA
- a CDS encoding putative leader peptide, with protein MRSGLDHIVDTWHAHVVTHAGVFLVARRHVDLLRVASALCAPVR; from the coding sequence ATGCGGTCAGGCCTGGACCACATTGTGGACACGTGGCACGCTCACGTCGTGACTCATGCCGGTGTTTTCCTCGTGGCCCGCCGCCACGTAGACCTCCTGCGGGTCGCGAGCGCCCTCTGCGCACCCGTTCGCTGA
- a CDS encoding VOC family protein has protein sequence MQVKGFGAGYLVDDVAATTRFYADVIGLPVTVELDWFASVNAGAPGYEISFVQRGHASVPEGYRAAETTGVMFGLVVEDAAAEAKRLEEAGVELVVPLVDEVYGQRHFYVADPDGVLLDFIEMIPVDPEWAAANLPAS, from the coding sequence ATGCAGGTCAAGGGTTTCGGGGCGGGGTACCTGGTCGACGACGTCGCCGCGACCACCCGCTTCTACGCCGACGTGATCGGGCTGCCGGTCACCGTCGAGCTGGACTGGTTCGCCAGCGTCAACGCCGGCGCGCCCGGCTACGAGATCAGCTTCGTGCAGCGTGGCCACGCTTCGGTGCCGGAGGGCTACCGCGCGGCCGAGACGACGGGGGTGATGTTCGGGCTCGTCGTCGAGGACGCCGCGGCCGAGGCGAAGCGGCTGGAGGAGGCGGGCGTCGAGCTCGTCGTGCCACTCGTCGACGAGGTGTACGGGCAGCGGCACTTCTACGTCGCGGACCCGGACGGCGTGCTGCTCGACTTCATCGAGATGATCCCCGTCGACCCCGAGTGGGCGGCGGCGAACCTCCCGGCTTCGTAG
- the hemW gene encoding radical SAM family heme chaperone HemW yields MPVLRPDPATPIDPALPESALEGLGSRAFGVYVHVPFCATRCGYCDFNTYTAGELDSGSSPQSWLEGLRRELELAARVLVVPPAADTVFVGGGTPSLLGADGLGSVLDAVRDVFGLAPGAEVTTESNPESTSPEFFAGIREAGYTRVSLGMQSAAPHVLKILDRVHTPGRPGQAAAEARAAGFDHVNLDVIYGTPGERPDDLLATLDAVLAAGVDHVSAYALIVEEGTALARRVRRGELPAPDDDVLAADYEMIDAALTAAGLRWYEVSNWAASDAARCRHNLGYWRGDDWWGAGPGAHSHVGGVRWWNVKHPARYASLLADGASPAGGREVLTDDDQHLERIMLELRVAEGLPLDVLDEPGLAEARAAAAEGLLDPSALDSRGRAVLTDRGRLLADGVVRRLAG; encoded by the coding sequence GTGCCCGTACTGCGTCCCGACCCCGCCACCCCGATCGATCCGGCGTTGCCGGAGAGCGCGCTCGAGGGGCTCGGCAGCAGAGCGTTCGGGGTGTACGTGCACGTCCCGTTCTGCGCGACGCGCTGCGGTTACTGCGACTTCAACACCTACACCGCGGGCGAGCTGGACTCCGGCTCGTCGCCGCAGTCGTGGCTCGAAGGGCTCCGGCGAGAGCTGGAACTGGCCGCGCGCGTGCTCGTCGTGCCGCCGGCCGCCGACACCGTGTTCGTCGGCGGTGGCACGCCGTCGCTGCTCGGTGCCGACGGGCTCGGTTCGGTGCTCGACGCCGTCCGCGACGTCTTCGGCCTCGCGCCGGGTGCCGAGGTGACGACGGAGTCGAACCCGGAGTCGACGTCTCCGGAGTTCTTCGCCGGGATCCGCGAAGCCGGCTACACGCGTGTTTCGCTGGGCATGCAGTCGGCCGCGCCGCACGTGCTGAAGATCCTCGACCGGGTGCACACGCCGGGCCGTCCGGGGCAGGCCGCCGCCGAAGCGCGCGCGGCCGGGTTCGACCACGTGAACCTCGACGTGATCTACGGCACGCCGGGAGAACGGCCGGACGACCTCCTCGCCACGCTCGACGCCGTGCTGGCCGCGGGCGTCGACCACGTGTCGGCGTACGCGCTGATCGTCGAGGAAGGCACCGCGCTGGCCCGCCGCGTCCGCCGCGGTGAGCTGCCCGCGCCGGACGACGACGTGCTGGCCGCGGACTACGAGATGATCGACGCCGCGCTCACGGCGGCGGGGCTGCGCTGGTACGAGGTGTCGAACTGGGCGGCCTCGGACGCGGCCCGCTGCCGGCACAACCTCGGTTACTGGCGCGGCGACGACTGGTGGGGCGCCGGCCCGGGCGCGCACAGCCACGTCGGCGGCGTGCGCTGGTGGAACGTCAAGCACCCGGCCCGCTACGCCTCGCTGCTCGCCGACGGCGCTTCGCCCGCGGGCGGGCGCGAAGTGCTCACCGACGACGACCAGCACCTCGAGCGGATCATGCTCGAACTCCGCGTCGCCGAAGGGCTGCCGCTCGACGTCCTCGACGAGCCCGGGCTCGCCGAAGCCCGCGCGGCCGCGGCGGAAGGCCTGCTGGATCCGTCCGCTTTGGACAGCCGGGGCCGCGCGGTGCTCACCGACCGCGGGCGGCTGCTGGCCGACGGCGTGGTCCGGCGGCTCGCGGGCTGA